A section of the Calditrichota bacterium genome encodes:
- the tsaD gene encoding tRNA (adenosine(37)-N6)-threonylcarbamoyltransferase complex transferase subunit TsaD, giving the protein MSTPRVLLGIETSCDETAAALMVDGRVVADRITRQVLHEAFGGVVPELASRAHEQLLLPAIRGVLKDAGREIDEVEGVAVTCGPGLAGALLVGVAVAKGLAAVRGIPLYGVNHLEGHLWSAELSQGAMPLPFLALIVSGGHTLLVGVKGFGNYELIAATRDDAVGELFDKVGRMLGFSFPAGAAIDREALAATKAVRFPRARFDGDAPAFSFSGLKTAVLLHLKAMQLARPENLPPDVRGAICRGVMEAVAAMLERPLQRTLESGKYRALVMAGGVAASRFLRARLESLASASGVPFIKPLFEHCTDNGAMIAWAGSKMIAGGLPPAPPDLEVRPSYPIAYGRGR; this is encoded by the coding sequence ATGAGCACGCCTCGCGTCCTGCTCGGCATCGAGACCTCTTGCGACGAGACCGCCGCCGCGTTGATGGTCGATGGCCGTGTCGTCGCCGACCGGATTACCCGTCAGGTCTTGCACGAGGCCTTTGGCGGTGTCGTGCCGGAACTGGCTTCGCGGGCTCACGAGCAACTCCTCCTCCCGGCAATTCGGGGTGTGCTGAAGGACGCCGGTCGGGAGATCGACGAAGTCGAGGGGGTAGCCGTTACTTGCGGACCCGGCCTGGCCGGCGCACTTCTGGTCGGCGTCGCCGTCGCCAAAGGCCTGGCCGCGGTGCGCGGCATACCCCTCTACGGTGTGAACCACCTCGAAGGGCATCTTTGGAGCGCCGAACTCTCCCAAGGCGCGATGCCGCTCCCCTTTCTGGCGCTGATCGTCTCCGGCGGGCACACCCTGCTTGTCGGGGTGAAGGGCTTTGGGAATTACGAACTGATTGCGGCGACCCGCGATGACGCCGTCGGAGAACTCTTCGACAAGGTCGGCCGGATGCTTGGCTTTTCGTTTCCAGCCGGTGCTGCCATCGACCGGGAGGCACTCGCTGCGACGAAAGCGGTTCGATTTCCTCGCGCCCGGTTCGACGGCGACGCTCCGGCATTCAGTTTCAGCGGCTTGAAGACGGCCGTCCTGCTGCATCTCAAGGCGATGCAACTGGCCCGTCCCGAAAACCTTCCGCCCGACGTTCGGGGCGCTATCTGTCGCGGGGTGATGGAAGCAGTAGCCGCGATGCTGGAACGCCCGCTGCAGCGCACACTTGAGAGCGGCAAATATCGGGCTTTGGTGATGGCCGGAGGCGTCGCGGCGAGCCGGTTCCTCAGAGCCCGGCTTGAGTCTTTGGCCTCTGCATCGGGCGTGCCCTTCATCAAGCCGCTGTTCGAGCATTGCACTGACAACGGCGCAATGATTGCCTGGGCCGGGAGCAAGATGATCGCCGGCGGGCTTCCGCCGGCGCCGCCCGACCTCGAAGTCCGTCCGTCGTATCCTATTGCCTATGGGCGCGGGCGATGA
- a CDS encoding dipeptide ABC transporter ATP-binding protein — translation MTSASASSLLPVVEVGGLRKHFPIRKGFMRRLAGAVKAVDDVSFDLYRGETLGLVGESGCGKTTTGRMLLRLIEPTAGSIRFHGKDVLSLKGESLLAVRRKVQIVFQDPYSSLNPRLTIGSMLGEILRVHRIVPRPQIEARVDQILESVGLAPEYAGRYPHEFSGGQRQRIGIARALAVEPEVIVLDEPVSALDVSIQAQILNLLRDLQRRLGLTYLFVAHDLSVVEHIADRIAVMYLGRIVEIGPAGQITQAPRHPYTRALIASAPVYDPTARRDREPLSGDLPSPASPPPGCHFHPRCPVARPECRTWQYELSSRPDGRSVACLLPDDAG, via the coding sequence ATGACTTCAGCATCAGCATCATCATTGCTTCCGGTGGTTGAAGTGGGGGGGCTGCGCAAGCACTTCCCGATCCGGAAGGGTTTTATGCGCCGACTGGCAGGTGCCGTCAAGGCCGTCGATGACGTTTCCTTTGACCTCTATCGGGGTGAAACACTCGGTCTGGTGGGCGAGTCGGGCTGCGGCAAGACGACCACCGGGAGGATGCTGCTCCGGCTGATCGAGCCGACTGCGGGGAGCATCCGGTTCCACGGGAAAGACGTTCTGTCGCTAAAGGGTGAATCGCTGCTCGCGGTGCGCCGCAAGGTGCAGATCGTCTTTCAAGACCCCTACAGTTCGCTCAATCCGCGCCTCACCATCGGCTCGATGTTAGGCGAAATCCTGCGCGTTCACCGCATCGTGCCAAGACCTCAAATCGAAGCGCGGGTCGATCAAATCCTCGAGAGCGTCGGGCTCGCGCCGGAATATGCCGGTCGCTACCCTCACGAGTTTTCCGGCGGGCAGCGGCAGCGCATCGGCATCGCGCGGGCGCTTGCGGTCGAGCCCGAAGTGATAGTCCTCGACGAGCCGGTCTCGGCCCTCGACGTCTCGATTCAGGCGCAGATACTGAACCTCCTGCGCGACCTTCAGCGGCGGCTCGGCTTGACTTATCTCTTCGTCGCGCACGACCTCTCGGTGGTCGAACATATCGCCGACCGGATCGCGGTGATGTATCTCGGGCGGATCGTCGAGATCGGTCCGGCCGGGCAGATCACCCAAGCCCCCCGCCATCCCTACACCCGGGCGCTCATCGCCTCGGCGCCGGTCTATGATCCGACGGCGCGGCGCGATCGTGAACCGCTCTCGGGCGATCTGCCCAGCCCGGCGTCGCCGCCTCCGGGCTGCCACTTTCATCCCCGCTGCCCGGTCGCGCGACCCGAATGCCGCACCTGGCAATACGAACTCTCGTCGCGGCCCGATGGCCGCTCGGTTGCCTGCCTGTTGCCCGACGATGCGGGATAG